The following are from one region of the Theropithecus gelada isolate Dixy chromosome 6, Tgel_1.0, whole genome shotgun sequence genome:
- the LOC112625975 gene encoding uncharacterized protein LOC112625975 produces MTWAPIWWSQGRPGRAGGEGWRVARYPLCAASQGMRRVPDWVQLEAAPRNKCRVPWQRREFRGQGGRKQHPPGSRQRKQNSISLPGEQNGRKATPRKGRWVPWESEESLLFASRRGLEGAEGAEDRPSAAPGGPRRRAQLTDERSAAQRSGLHSRPPPLSPLRKPGGSNQPRSAAAAGTQEACLEASGTTREWKYHVLSFRLDPRSGHAGSALKAGGCPRLGGGGRGRGEAGAPSPF; encoded by the coding sequence ATGACTTGGGCCCCCATTTGGTGGAGTCAGGGGAGGCCTGGCCGGGCGGGAGGCGAGGGCTGGAGGGTGGCGAGGTACCCGCTCTGCGCCGCGTCCCAGGGGATGCGGCGGGTCCCCGACTGGGTGCAGCTGGAGGCCGCCCCCCGCAACAAGTGCCGGGTGCCATGGCAACGGCGGGAATTTCGCGGTCAGGGAGGCCGGAAGCAGCACCCGCCGGGCTCGCGGCAGCGAAAGCAAAATTCGATCTCTCTCCCGGGCGAGCAAAATGGACGAAAGGCGACCCCCAGGAAGGGGCGCTGGGTGCCTTGGGAATCCGAGGAATCCCTTCTCTTTGCCAGTCGGAGGGGACTAGAGGGCGCCGAAGGGGCCGAAGATCGGCCGAGCGCTGCCCCCGGGGGTCCTCGGCGCCGGGCGCAGCTGACGGACGAACGCAGCGCAGCGCAGCGCAGCGGGCTCCATTCCCGGCCGCCGCCGCTCAGCCCATTGCGCAAACCCGGCGGATCCAACCAACCCCGCTCTGCCGCtgctgctggaacccaggaggcgtgcTTGGAGGCTTCGGGCACTACGCGGGAGTGGAAATACCACGTACTGTCCTTTCGCCTAGACCCCCGCTCGGGCCACGCGGGTTCTGCCCTCAAAGCTGGTGGCTGCCCC